GCGCCCGGACCAGCCCGCTGCTGCTCGGGTCCTTAAGCAGTATTTGGACCATAGTATCCGATAAAGAGTTCACTGCATCAATCAAATAGTGGATGTTGAAGCCGATTTCCATCTCCGCGCCCTGATACTGGGCGGCGAGGTACTCCTCGGCTTCCTCCTGCTCCACGTTGTGGGCGCTGACGCAGAGCTGGTCCGGCAAGAGGTGCAGGCGGGCGGCGCGGAACTTCTCGCTGGACAGGATGGCCACGCGCTGCAGGGCGCCGCGCAGGGCTTCGCGCTCGACCACCAGCTGCTGGTCGTGGGTGCGCGGGATGACGCGCTCGTAGTCGGGGAAGCGGCCGTCCACCAGCTTGGAGGTGAAGACGAGATCGCTGCGGCTGACGCGCAGGAAGTTGTCGCCGATGGCGAACTGCACCTCCTCGTCGTTGTTCTCCAGCAGGCGCTGCAGTTCCAGCACGCCCTTGCGCGGCACGATGACCTGCAGGGGCTGCGCGGCGTTGCTCGCGGCGTCGGCTTCGGCCAGGGCCAGGCGGTGGCCGTCGGTGGCCACGCAGCGGATGCGTTCGGGATGGCATTCCAGCAGCAGGCCGTTCAGGTAGTAGCGCACATCCTGCTGGGCCATGGCCATGGCGGTGCGGTCCAGGGCGAATTTGAGGGCCTGCTGCTCGATGCGGCCGCTGAGTTTTTCGCCCTTGCGGTCCATGGCCGGGAAGTCGGCCGCCGGCAGGCTCTGCAGGGTGAAGCGCGAGCGGCCGGAGCGCACCACGCCCTTGTCGCCGTCGATGCTGACCTGGATCTCGGCGTCCTCGGGCAGGCTGCGGCAGATGTCGAAGAACTTGCGCGCCGGAATGGTGCTGGTGCCCGGCTTGTTGACCGTCACGGTCAGGGTGCTCTGCATTTCCAGCTCCAGGTCCGTGCCCGTGAGCTGCAGGGTGTCGCTTTGGGCGGACAGCAGGAGGTTGCCGAGAATGGGCAGGGTCTGGCGTTTCTCCACGACGCCGACCACGGCCTGGAGGGGTTTGAGCAAGGCGCTGCGCTTGGTCTGGAACTCCATGTTTGCCCTCAATAGGTTTAATGGT
Above is a window of Thermithiobacillus tepidarius DSM 3134 DNA encoding:
- the dnaN gene encoding DNA polymerase III subunit beta, whose translation is MEFQTKRSALLKPLQAVVGVVEKRQTLPILGNLLLSAQSDTLQLTGTDLELEMQSTLTVTVNKPGTSTIPARKFFDICRSLPEDAEIQVSIDGDKGVVRSGRSRFTLQSLPAADFPAMDRKGEKLSGRIEQQALKFALDRTAMAMAQQDVRYYLNGLLLECHPERIRCVATDGHRLALAEADAASNAAQPLQVIVPRKGVLELQRLLENNDEEVQFAIGDNFLRVSRSDLVFTSKLVDGRFPDYERVIPRTHDQQLVVEREALRGALQRVAILSSEKFRAARLHLLPDQLCVSAHNVEQEEAEEYLAAQYQGAEMEIGFNIHYLIDAVNSLSDTMVQILLKDPSSSGLVRALDKEQPLYVVMPMRL